From Drosophila nasuta strain 15112-1781.00 chromosome X, ASM2355853v1, whole genome shotgun sequence, one genomic window encodes:
- the LOC132795874 gene encoding uncharacterized protein LOC132795874, with translation MEMSSTLASNCCNLMLWLLPLLLVLHGSSSWNGASYLDAAQRPLWILEDERNPTEDYETTTRRIRYASQRQDRQLPLRIVVRPDAAPPPLPPRLPHRMQLPSHYVPHHQQQQQRRHKSMFRPRNEQRRRQPQSLPVFDNAPGDNALSATSYPIFVYNGTKGELLVNTMLSAQRYPMQEPVPGQVLYPPSTPMFRPKPLVERFRVPKQRQLLNLTLIPFYAHEAITLAPPPATSTSPSTTTTTTTAATTTTATTLAATPTTAVAVASAAAPELTTAPTNSVTTPLPRPYETQLPPSKRRRHPKKTKHYNAYRSPQEVVQRPPVLRTSHALAAPNNHRQHHHHHQQTQTSSFDHALLADDELQSEMLDEEQVEEQEQELSEEVPLEENHSSGSSSLQIVYMDDSLEATSSSSSSTVVPSTVVQRQSSRYSLKREYFAFPVYTLGKLLQDPSSDKVKMGHIVELGDSSEPGGGDTWFILNSRYKGPHRNAQNKSQSNYYTSKYVQNSKGTRT, from the exons atggaaatgtcGTCAACACTCGCgagcaactgttgcaacttgatgctttggctgctgccgctgctcttGGTGCTGCACGGCAGCTCAAGTTGGAATGGTGCGAGCTACTTGGATGCCGCACAGCGTCCGCTCTGGATACTCGAAGATGAACGCAATCCGACCGAGGATTATGAGACGAcaacgcggcgtatacgtTATGCGTCGCAGCGTCAAGATCGCCAGCTGCCGTTGCGCATTGTGGTGCGACCAGATGCAGCGCCTCCGCCGTTGCCACCACGCCTGCCACATCGTATGCAGCTGCCCAGCCACTATGTGCCAcatcaccagcaacaacagcagcgacgccACAAGTCCATGTTCCGGCCACGCAATGAGCAGAGACGCCGCCAACCACAATCGCTGCCTGTGTTCGACAATGCACCCGGAGACAATGCTCTATCGGCCACCAGCTATCCGATCTTTGTGTACAACGGCACCAAGGGTGAGCTGCTGGTCAACACCATGCTCAGCGCACAGCGATATCCGATGCAGGAACCGGTGCCGGGTCAAGTTTTGTATCCGCCATCGACGCCGATGTTTCGCCCGAAGCCGCTGGTCGAACGTTTTCGTGTGCCCAAGCAGCGACAGTTGCTCAACTTGACGCTCATTCCATTCTATGCACATGAAGCGATCACGCTGGCACCGCCACCAGCCACAAGCACAAGTCCAAgcacaacgacaaccacaacgacggcggcaaccacaaccacagcaacTACCTTGGCTGCCACCCCgacaactgctgttgctgtcgcctCGGCTGCAGCGCCAGAGTTGACAACGGCGCCAACGAACAGTGTGACGACGCCACTGCCACGCCCCTATGAAACACAATTGCCGCCCAGCAAGCGGCGGCGACATCCCAAGAAGACAAAGCACTACAATGCGTATCGCTCGCCACAGGAAGTGGTGCAACGTCCTCCCGTGTTGCGTACCTCACACGCCTTGGCCGCACCCAACAATCATCGGCagcatcatcaccatcatcagcaGACGCAGACAAGCAGCTTCGATCATGCGCTGTTGGCTGACGATGAGCTGCAATCGGAGATGCTGGACGAGGAGCAAGTGGAGGAGCAAGAGCAGGAACTGAGCGAGGAAGTGCCGCTGGAGGAGAACCACAGCAGCGGGAGCAGCTCCTTGCAGATAGTTTACATGGACGACAGTCTGGaggcaaccagcagcagcagcagcagcacagtgGTGCCCAGCACAGTGGTGCAAAGACAGAGTTCACGCTATTCCCTGAAGCGTGAGTACTTTGCATTTCCTGTCTATACTTTAGGCAAGCTGCTGCAGGATCCGAGCAGCGACAAGGTCAAAATGGGACACATTGTGGAGCTGGGTGACTCCTCGGAACCAGGTGGCGGTGACACCTGGTTCATATTGAATTCACG CTATAAGGGACCACATCGTAATGCCCAGAACAAGAGCCAAAGCAACTATTATACATCGAAGTATGTGCAGAATTCCAAAGGTACCAGAACATAG
- the LOC132796485 gene encoding mitochondrial 2-oxodicarboxylate carrier: MSEAPSISTGKRAAFQVMAGGSAGFLEVCLMQPLDVVKTRMQLQCTPSAAALSSEATYNGVIDCFVKMHRQEGVLSFWKGLLPPILAETPKRAIKFLVFEQTKPLFQFGSPTPTPLTFSLAGLTAGTLEAIAVNPFEVVKVAQQADRQKKTASSFSVARDIINRDGFGRRGLLKGVTATIGRNGTFNMVYFGFYHSVKNIVPQYKDETLEFLRKVIIGFTSGTLACFINIPFDVAKSRIQGPQPVANQIKYHGTFRSIGIVYREEGFRALYKGLVPKIMRLGPGGAIMLLAFDYVYEYLLANHS; this comes from the exons atgaGCGAAGCACCGAGCATATCAACCGGCAAGCGAGCTGCCTTCCAGGTGATGGCTGGCGGCTCTGCCGGATTCCTTGAGGTGTGCCTCATGCAACCTCTGGATGTGGTCAAGACACGCATGCAACTCCAGTGCACACCATCAGCTGCCGCACTGTCCAGCGAG GCAACCTACAATGGCGTTATCGACTGTTTCGTCAAGATGCATCGCCAGGAAGGAGTTTTATCCTTTTGGAAGGGTCTTTTGCCGCCCATTCTGGCCGAGACGCCAAAGAGAGCCATAAAATTTCTGGTCTTCGAGCAGACAAAACCATTATTCCAGTTCGGctcaccaacaccaacaccgcTAACATTTTCGCTGGCCGGTTTGACAGCTGGCACCCTGGAAGCCATTGCCGTGAATCCTTTTGAGGTGGTCAAGGTGGCTCAGCAGGCGGATCGTCAGAAGAAGACGGCATCCTCGTTCAGTGTGGCACGCGATATAATCAATCGCGATGGTTTCGGCAGGCGGGGACTGCTGAAAGGCGTGACTGCGACAATTGGTCGCAACGGCACCTTCAACATGGTCTACTTTGGTTTCTATCACTCGGTCAAGAACATTGTGCCGCAGTACAAAGATGAGACTCTAGAGTTCCTGCGTAAGGTCATCATTGGTTTCACATCGGGCACATTGGCCTGCTTCATCAATATACCGTTCGATGTGGCCAAGTCGCGTATTCAGGGACCACAGCCGGTGGCCAATCAGATCAAATATCACGGCACTTTCCGCTCCATTGGCATTGTGTATCGCGAGGAAGGATTCCGTGCTCTCTACAAGGGTCTGGTGCCGAAGATTATGCGCCTGGGACCCGGAGGTGCTATCATGCTGCTCGCCTTCGACTATGTCTACGAATATCTGTTGGCGAACCACTCATAG
- the LOC132795641 gene encoding uncharacterized protein LOC132795641 has product MTIKCLLNDDASELCLNFLNSLSFQLIAGLCCLPLPSSAFWWPKATTETPRAQVLQQIPLTYFRTYTYQPLAGETFGVPLFGFGAAQTPLLSGRHYDPYAVTSYAAARRHDAATAGHKGDVTPPAMGSGGSGNGGTSNNLLPSTTPATTTTTTTTTSTTTPPPPPPTTTTTTTTTTSTTSAPPTTSTTEATSSSSSSSSSSSSAMRYAEYPAYTRRVSNLYNARPQYPYPDYFNYQPPSSLAEKSGSRIQFVPCMCPVSMPSMSTLSTLSLNSGASTERDRPLSNAVPLPPAAAAAAAVAEDAANVNLQARHMESEDSELEDETEAETDSDDEADADPTAVVPLVEDAAIAAVAAAVDGKVAFESHTTPTVDSNSLV; this is encoded by the exons ATGACCATTAAATGCCTGCTTAACGACGACGCCTCAGAgctttgtct CAACTTCCTCAACTCTCTATCTTTCCAGCTCATCGCTGGCCTTTGCTGCCTGCCGCTGCCGAGCAGCGCCTTCTGGTGGCCCAAGGCGACGAC TGAAACTCCACGCGCTCAGGTGCTGCAACAGATTCCTCTCACCTACTTCCGGACGTACACTTATCAGCCGCTGGCTGGCGAGACATTTGGAGTGCCGCTCTTTGGCTTTGGGGCAGCGCAGACGCCGCTGCTCTCGGGTCGTCACTACGATCCCTATGCGGTGACCAGCTATGCGGCAGCTCGACGTCACGACGCAGCCACAGCTGGCCACAAGGGAGATGTGACGCCGCCGGCAATGGGCAGCGGTGGGAGTGGCAACGGTGGCACCAGCAACAACTTGTTGCCGAGCACAACgccagcgacaacgacaacgacgacgacaacaacgagcacaacaacgccaccgccaccgccaccaacaacgacaaccacaacgacgacaacgacaagcaCAACAAGTGCACCACCCACAACGAGCACAACAGAAGCTACTTCCTCttcatcctcctcctcttcatcCTCGTCCTCTGCAATGCGCTATGCCGAGTATCCAGCTTATACTCGACGTGTTAGCAATCTGTATAATGCACGTCCTCAGTATCCGTATCCCGATTACTTTAACTATCAGCCGCCGAGCTCGTTGGCTGAGAAAAGCGGCTCACGGATTCAGTTTGTGCCCTGCATGTGTCCCGTCAGCATGCCCAGCATGTCCACACTCTCCACGCTCAGCCTGAACAGTGGAGCGAGCACCGAACGCGATCGTCCGCTTAGCAATGCTGTGCCTCTTCcccccgctgctgctgctgctgctgctgtggctgaaGATGCTGCGAATGTCAATTTGCAGGCACGTCACATGGAGAGCGAGGACTCCGAGCTGGAAGATGAGACGGAAGCTGAAACTGATTCGGATGACGAAGCCGATGCTGATCCAACTGCAGTTGTGCCTCTAGTGGAAGACGCTGCCATCGCCGCTGTGGCTGCCGCTGTCGATGGCAAAGTTGCCTTCGAGTCGCACACCACGCCCACCGTCGACTCCAATAGTTTGGTTTAG
- the LOC132796103 gene encoding uncharacterized protein LOC132796103, giving the protein MPLFMGNRRTREEDETGPIKLTEELDYNFDCLMRVAKSMCQTLGRPKDRLICRSTLDELIKFNRSGSPEVKQHVRKFLRFYLQVLRWTQTHQPTKTYEKWYGDACNSRVDPTADKDEEYVWLEEGVSYLAMKQFEDGSTMIYSAVAKDPGAGWADNGLRTLAEQLGN; this is encoded by the exons ATGCCTCTGTTTATGGGCAATCGCCGCACTCGCGAAGAGGATGAGACTGGACCCATTAAGCTGACTGAGGAGTTGGACTACAATTTCGATTGCCTGATGCGGGTGGCGAAGAGCATGTGCCAGACACTGGGCAGGCCAAAGGATCGTCTCATCTGCCGCAGCACACTAGATGAGCTGATCAAGTTCAATCGATCGGGCTCTCCGGAAGTGAAACAACATGTCCGCAAATTTCTACGATTCTATTTGCAAGTGTTGCGCTGGACGCAAACGCATCAGCCCACAAAAACATATGAGAAATGG TATGGCGATGCCTGTAACAGCAGAGTTGATCCGACTGCCGACAAAGACGAAGAGTACGTTTGGCTGGAGGAGGGAGTATCGTATTTGGCCATGAAACAGTTTGAGGATGGCTCCACCATGATCTATTCGGCGGTGGCCAAAGATCCTGGTGCTGGCTGGGCAGACAACGGCTTGAGAACGCTCGCCGAGCAGTTGggaaattga